One genomic window of Branchiostoma floridae strain S238N-H82 chromosome 4, Bfl_VNyyK, whole genome shotgun sequence includes the following:
- the LOC118414992 gene encoding eukaryotic peptide chain release factor subunit 1 (The sequence of the model RefSeq protein was modified relative to this genomic sequence to represent the inferred CDS: added 89 bases not found in genome assembly): protein MSGDSSDQADRNVEIWKIKKLIKSLEAARGNGTSMISLIIPPKDQISRVSKMLADEFGTASNIKSRVNRLSVLAAITSVQQRLKLYSKVPPNGLVVYCGTIVTDEGKEKKVNIDFEPFKPINTSLYLCDNKFHTEALSALLTDDNKFGFIVMDGNGALFGTLCGNTREVLHKFTVDLPKKHGRGGQSALRFARLRMEKRHNYVRKVAEVATQLFISNDKPNITGLILAGSADFKTELSQSDMFDQRLQVKVLKLVDVSYGGENGFNQAIELSAEVLSNVKFIQEKKLIGKYFDEISQDTGKYCFGVDDTLKALEMGAVETLIVWENLDYTRYVLKDHQKDEEKLLYLRPEQEKDKTYFTDKDTGVELELMESMPLLEWFANNYKKFGATLEIITDRSQEGSQFCKGFGGIGGILRYRVDFQGMEYQGDDFDFDDLDDY, encoded by the exons CAATGGAACCAGTATGATCTCCCTCATCATCCCTCCAAAGGACCAAATCTCACGAGTCTCCAAGATGTTGGCTGATGAATTTGGCACAGCTTCTAACATTAAGAGTCGAGTCAACAG GTTGTCTGTGCTAGCAGCTATCACCTCTGTACAGCAAAGGCTCAAGCTGTATTCAAAAG TGCCCCCAAATGGCCTGGTGGTGTACTGTGGCACCATCGTGACAGATGAAGGCAAAGAGAAGAAAGTCAACATCGATTTTGAGCCATTCAAGCCCATCAACACCTCTCTGTACCTCTGTGACAACAAATTCCACACAGAA GCCCTGTCAGCACTGTTGACAGATGACAACAAGTTTGGTTTCATTGTGATGGACGGTAATGGAGCACTGTTTGGTACTCTATGTGGCAACACCAGGGAGGTCTTGCACAAGTTCACAGTCGACTTACCAAAGAAACACG GCAGAGGAGGCCAGTCTGCGCTGCGTTTTGCTCGTCTGCGCATGGAGAAGCGGCACAACTACGTGCGGAAGGTAGCCGAGGTAGCGACCCAGCTCTTCATCTCAAACGACAAACCAAACATCACAGGACTGATCCTAGCTGGGTCAGCAGACTTCAAAACAGAGCTCAGCCAATCAGACATGTTTGATCAG CGACTTCAAGTCAAGGTGCTGAAGCTGGTGGATGTGTCGTACGGAGGGGAGAACGGCTTCAACCAGGCCATCGAGCTGTCCGCTGAGGTTCTGTCCAACGTCAAGTTTATTCAGGAGAAAAAACTCATAG GCAAATATTTTGACGAGATCTCACAGGACACAGGGAAGTACTGTTTTGGAGTAGATGACACACTGAAGGCTCTAGAAATGGGAGCTGTGGAGACTCTTATTGTCTGGGAAAACTTGGACTATACAAGATACGTACTCAAGGACCATCAAAAAGATG aGGAGAAGCTCCTATACTTGAGGCCAGAGCAGGAGAAAGACAAGACATACTTTACAGACAAAGAT ACGGGAGTTGAGTTAGAATTGATGGAGTCTATGCCTCTGCTAGAGTGGTTCGCCAACAACTACAAGAAGTTTG GTGCCACGCTGGAAATCATTACGGACCGATCACAAGAGGGCTCACAGTTCTGCAAGGGGTTCGGTGGAATAGGGG GTATCCTGCGCTACCGTGTTGACTTCCAGGGGATGGAATACCAGGGcgatgactttgactttgatgaCCTTGATGACTATtag